A single genomic interval of Anaerobacillus sp. CMMVII harbors:
- a CDS encoding gamma carbonic anhydrase family protein, which produces MIYPYKGKYPEIAETAFVADFVTVTGDVKIGPYSSIWFNTVIRGDVSPTIIGERVNVQDNCTLHQSPQFPLILEDDVTVGHQVLLHSCCIRKGALIGMGSIILDGAEVGEGAFIGAGSLVPQGKKIPPNSLAFGRPAKVVRELNEEDLNDMARIRREYVEKGQYYKGLQARD; this is translated from the coding sequence ATGATCTATCCTTATAAGGGTAAGTATCCAGAAATTGCTGAAACAGCATTTGTTGCAGATTTTGTTACCGTTACTGGTGATGTAAAAATTGGGCCTTATTCAAGCATTTGGTTTAACACAGTTATTCGCGGTGACGTTTCTCCAACAATAATTGGCGAACGTGTAAATGTTCAAGACAATTGTACACTTCATCAAAGTCCTCAATTCCCTTTAATTTTGGAAGATGACGTTACCGTTGGACATCAAGTATTATTACATAGCTGTTGTATCCGTAAAGGCGCATTGATTGGCATGGGTTCCATTATTTTGGATGGTGCTGAGGTTGGAGAAGGCGCATTCATTGGTGCCGGTAGTCTAGTACCACAAGGTAAAAAAATTCCTCCGAATAGCTTAGCATTTGGACGACCGGCTAAAGTAGTTCGTGAACTAAACGAAGAAGATCTAAATGATATGGCTAGAATTCGACGGGAGTATGTAGAGAAAGGACAATACTACAAAGGTTTACAAGCGAGGGATTAA
- a CDS encoding alpha/beta hydrolase, with the protein MWVWECEKAKGVFVVVHGANEYHVRYQWLIQKLIDEGYHVVMGDLPGQGKNPKSRGHIDSFQEYIDIIEKWYQRAEQYQLPIFMLGHSMGGLAVIQTMLQKKLSVNGIILSSPCLGLVDPPSKLTHISAVILNKLIPKLRLPTNLAQVTRCEAMLKRDETDLNIVKKVSVRWYFELTTAMKESHAKVTSFPNVPLLILQGGDDLIVDKIAVFRWFNQLLLTDKYYKEFPNLYHEVFNEPEKETVFHVAKGFIESHLN; encoded by the coding sequence ATGTGGGTTTGGGAGTGTGAAAAAGCAAAAGGTGTTTTTGTAGTTGTCCACGGTGCAAATGAATATCACGTTCGCTATCAATGGTTAATCCAAAAGTTGATAGACGAAGGTTACCATGTAGTTATGGGGGATTTGCCTGGCCAAGGTAAAAATCCGAAATCAAGAGGACATATCGATTCTTTCCAGGAATATATCGATATTATTGAAAAGTGGTACCAACGTGCAGAGCAATATCAATTACCTATTTTTATGTTGGGACATAGCATGGGAGGTCTAGCAGTTATTCAAACGATGCTACAAAAAAAATTATCTGTAAACGGCATAATCTTATCTTCTCCTTGTTTAGGACTTGTAGATCCTCCGTCAAAGCTTACGCATATTAGCGCAGTTATCCTAAATAAACTTATACCCAAGCTACGGTTGCCAACCAATTTAGCACAAGTCACTCGTTGTGAAGCAATGCTGAAGCGTGATGAAACTGACCTTAATATCGTAAAAAAAGTATCTGTTCGTTGGTATTTCGAGTTAACAACCGCAATGAAAGAAAGTCATGCCAAAGTTACAAGCTTTCCAAATGTACCACTATTGATTCTACAGGGTGGAGATGATTTAATAGTTGATAAAATAGCGGTTTTTAGGTGGTTTAATCAATTATTGCTTACTGATAAATATTATAAAGAATTTCCAAATCTATACCATGAAGTATTTAATGAGCCTGAAAAGGAAACAGTGTTTCATGTAGCAAAAGGATTTATTGAGTCCCATCTAAATTAA
- a CDS encoding carbonic anhydrase, which produces MSLLDQILSFNEAFVSEKQYEPFMTTKFPNKKLVILTCMDTRLKQLLPRAINLQKGDAVIIKNAGAVISHPFGSIMRSIIVAIYELGAQEVLVIGHHNCGMARLEANSVLDKAKSRGINQETLEVLRYSGVNIDSWLKGFNEVEDSVKHSVEIVKNHPLLPNNVPVHGLIIDPETGKLEKVVNGYQTTMSL; this is translated from the coding sequence ATGTCATTATTAGATCAGATTTTATCATTTAACGAAGCATTTGTTAGTGAAAAGCAATATGAACCATTTATGACAACAAAGTTTCCAAACAAAAAATTAGTTATCCTAACTTGTATGGACACTCGATTAAAACAATTACTTCCTAGAGCTATAAACCTTCAAAAAGGTGATGCAGTTATTATCAAAAATGCTGGAGCTGTTATCTCTCATCCATTCGGAAGTATTATGCGAAGCATTATCGTAGCGATTTATGAACTAGGTGCCCAAGAGGTGCTAGTCATTGGTCATCATAACTGTGGGATGGCTAGATTAGAAGCAAATTCTGTTTTAGATAAAGCAAAATCAAGGGGAATTAATCAAGAAACTCTAGAGGTTCTGCGGTATTCAGGCGTTAATATCGATTCGTGGTTAAAGGGGTTTAATGAAGTAGAGGATAGTGTGAAACATAGTGTTGAAATCGTTAAGAATCATCCGCTACTACCTAATAATGTCCCTGTTCACGGCCTAATTATCGATCCTGAAACAGGCAAACTGGAAAAAGTAGTTAATGGCTATCAAACAACCATGAGTTTATAA
- a CDS encoding TIGR01212 family radical SAM protein (This family includes YhcC from E. coli K-12, an uncharacterized radical SAM protein.) gives MNKIIEQVPLMFGVKRYHSWNFHLRQQFGEKIFKIPLDAGFDCPNRDGSVASGGCTFCSERGSGDFAGDRKDDLITQFNNIKEKMHSKWPNGKYLGYFQAYTNTYAPVEQLREMYEVILEQEGVVGLSIATRPDCLPDDVVEYLGELNKKTYLWVELGLQTVHQRTADLINRAHDYQTYVDGVEKLRKHNIRICSHIINGLPLENYDMMMETAREVAKLDVQGIKIHLLHLLKKTPMVKQYEKGMLEFMSAQDYIKLVCDQLEVIPPEMVIHRLTGDGPADLMIGPMWSLNKWEVLNGIEAELKSRNSWQGKYYQRGN, from the coding sequence ATGAATAAAATAATTGAGCAAGTCCCTTTAATGTTTGGCGTTAAAAGGTACCATTCATGGAATTTTCACCTTCGCCAACAGTTTGGTGAAAAGATTTTTAAAATCCCTTTAGATGCTGGTTTTGATTGCCCCAACCGAGATGGTTCTGTTGCTAGTGGTGGCTGCACCTTTTGTAGCGAACGTGGATCTGGAGATTTTGCAGGTGATCGCAAAGATGACCTCATCACACAATTTAATAACATAAAAGAAAAGATGCACTCAAAATGGCCAAACGGTAAATATCTTGGGTATTTTCAGGCATACACAAATACGTATGCGCCTGTAGAACAATTAAGAGAAATGTATGAAGTCATTTTAGAACAAGAAGGTGTTGTTGGTCTTTCCATCGCAACAAGACCCGATTGTTTACCTGATGATGTCGTAGAGTATTTAGGTGAACTGAATAAAAAGACATATTTATGGGTTGAATTAGGCTTACAAACAGTTCACCAGCGGACCGCGGATTTAATCAATCGCGCCCACGATTATCAAACATATGTTGATGGTGTTGAAAAGTTACGAAAACATAACATTCGCATTTGTTCCCATATTATTAATGGACTTCCACTTGAGAATTATGACATGATGATGGAAACAGCTAGAGAGGTTGCAAAGCTTGATGTTCAAGGCATAAAAATTCATCTGCTCCATTTATTAAAGAAAACACCTATGGTAAAGCAATATGAAAAAGGAATGCTTGAATTTATGAGTGCCCAAGACTACATTAAACTTGTCTGTGATCAGCTTGAAGTCATTCCACCAGAAATGGTCATCCACCGATTAACAGGAGATGGACCTGCCGACTTAATGATCGGTCCAATGTGGAGCTTAAATAAATGGGAAGTCTTAAATGGCATCGAGGCTGAGCTAAAAAGTAGAAACAGTTGGCAAGGGAAGTATTATCAAAGGGGGAACTAA
- the speD gene encoding adenosylmethionine decarboxylase has protein sequence MKLTPEQRVTLHGFNNLTKSLSFNMYDVCYTKTKEEREAYIEYIDEQYSAERLTHILKTVSDIIGAHVLNIAQQDYVPQGASVTMLISEEPVVEVPTDQFEESPGPLPDSVVMALDKSHITVHTYPEYHPDEGISTFRADIDVSTCGEISPLKALNYLIHSFETDVMTIDYRVRGFTRDIHGHKLFIDHEINSIQNYIPDDVKNLFDMIDVNVYQENIFHTKCKLKEFDLNNYLFGYKKETLDQEEADEITEKLTMEMDEIFYGKNMYN, from the coding sequence ATGAAACTTACACCAGAGCAAAGAGTAACATTACATGGGTTTAATAATTTAACGAAATCATTAAGTTTTAATATGTATGATGTTTGTTATACGAAAACAAAAGAAGAGCGTGAGGCATACATAGAGTATATTGACGAACAATATAGTGCTGAGAGATTGACGCACATTTTAAAGACTGTGTCTGATATCATTGGTGCTCACGTTTTGAATATTGCACAACAAGACTATGTACCACAAGGTGCAAGTGTAACGATGTTAATATCTGAAGAGCCAGTAGTAGAAGTACCTACAGACCAATTCGAGGAATCACCAGGACCACTTCCGGATTCGGTTGTAATGGCTTTAGATAAAAGTCATATTACCGTCCATACGTATCCAGAGTATCATCCAGATGAAGGGATTAGTACGTTTCGAGCAGATATTGATGTTTCAACTTGTGGAGAAATCTCCCCTTTAAAAGCATTAAATTATTTAATACATTCATTTGAGACGGATGTAATGACAATTGATTATCGTGTTCGTGGATTTACAAGGGATATCCATGGTCATAAATTATTTATTGATCATGAAATTAATTCCATTCAAAATTACATTCCAGATGATGTGAAAAATTTATTTGATATGATCGATGTAAATGTATATCAAGAAAATATTTTTCACACTAAATGTAAACTAAAAGAGTTTGATTTAAATAATTATTTATTTGGCTATAAAAAAGAAACACTTGATCAAGAAGAAGCAGATGAAATTACGGAGAAGTTAACAATGGAAATGGATGAAATTTTTTACGGTAAAAATATGTATAACTAG
- the ltaE gene encoding low-specificity L-threonine aldolase produces MIDLRSDTITRPTKSMREAMYLAEVGDDVYGEDPTINELENLAAEMLGKEAALFVTSGTQGNQIAVLTHCRQGDEIILDEDSHIVFYEGGAISAFAGVQPRTIKSEGGFIDPQKLQNAIRTDDIHFPDTSLICLENTHNRAGGVAIPPSHMEKLYQIASDHKIPVHLDGARLFNAAIALGEPLTAFTQYTTTVQVCLSKGLGAPVGSILAGPRDFIEKARKWRKRLGGGLRQVGILGAAGLIALTEMVDRLAEDHENAKVLAQGLANHPLLTVANSVDTNIVLIDIQKTGMHSSHFIEKLKDVGILAVAFGPETVRFTTHYDLNREKIEQAIERVLSFEF; encoded by the coding sequence TTGATTGATTTACGAAGTGATACAATTACAAGGCCAACGAAATCGATGCGTGAAGCAATGTACCTTGCTGAGGTTGGTGATGATGTTTATGGAGAAGACCCAACAATCAATGAGCTAGAAAATTTAGCGGCTGAAATGCTAGGCAAAGAGGCTGCATTGTTCGTAACAAGTGGAACACAAGGAAATCAGATTGCTGTCCTAACCCACTGTCGTCAAGGTGATGAGATTATTTTAGATGAAGATTCTCATATTGTCTTTTATGAAGGTGGGGCTATTTCTGCTTTTGCAGGAGTGCAACCACGCACAATAAAGTCAGAAGGTGGTTTTATCGATCCACAAAAGTTGCAAAACGCAATCCGGACGGATGATATTCACTTTCCTGATACTAGTTTAATCTGCTTAGAAAATACCCATAACCGTGCTGGTGGCGTTGCCATTCCCCCAAGTCATATGGAAAAGCTTTATCAAATCGCATCAGATCATAAGATCCCTGTCCATTTAGATGGTGCGCGTCTTTTTAACGCAGCCATTGCTTTAGGAGAGCCACTAACAGCATTTACCCAATATACAACGACTGTTCAGGTATGTTTGTCAAAAGGGCTAGGTGCTCCTGTTGGTTCCATTTTGGCAGGACCTAGAGACTTTATTGAGAAGGCACGAAAATGGCGGAAACGTTTAGGGGGAGGCCTAAGACAGGTAGGTATTCTAGGTGCAGCTGGTTTAATCGCTCTAACTGAAATGGTGGACCGCTTGGCAGAAGATCATGAAAATGCAAAAGTACTTGCGCAAGGCTTAGCGAATCATCCTCTTCTCACCGTAGCAAATAGTGTAGATACAAACATCGTCCTCATTGATATCCAAAAGACGGGGATGCATTCATCACATTTTATCGAAAAACTTAAAGACGTAGGAATTTTAGCAGTAGCTTTCGGCCCAGAAACAGTTCGTTTTACGACTCATTATGATTTAAATAGAGAGAAAATTGAACAAGCTATAGAGAGAGTTTTGAGTTTTGAGTTTTGA
- a CDS encoding spore germination protein → MKPFRTPMTTIGNLKITNISGGASINFGPAFHKGHQANAKIETGEIVIGDEINIGCPPADEEETEENENETNEEIDEVDDGEEDNEEDLKKRWKWKEGKFQKED, encoded by the coding sequence ATGAAACCTTTTAGAACTCCAATGACAACAATTGGCAATTTGAAAATTACTAATATATCAGGTGGAGCATCTATCAATTTTGGACCAGCGTTTCATAAAGGGCATCAAGCAAATGCGAAGATTGAAACAGGAGAAATTGTTATCGGTGATGAGATAAACATCGGTTGTCCACCAGCCGATGAAGAAGAAACCGAAGAAAATGAAAATGAAACAAATGAAGAAATAGACGAAGTGGATGATGGAGAAGAAGATAATGAAGAAGATCTAAAGAAAAGGTGGAAATGGAAGGAAGGCAAGTTTCAAAAAGAAGACTAA
- the leuS gene encoding leucine--tRNA ligase has protein sequence MSFSHQEIEKKWQKYWEENKTFKTGEDEHKEKFYALDMFPFPSGAGLHVGHPEGYTATDILSRMKRMQGYNVLHPMGWDAFGLPAEQYALDTGNDPAEFTLKNIDTFRRQIKSLGFSYDWDREVSTIDPNYYKWTQWIFLKLYENGLAYIDEVAVNWCPTLGTVLANEEVIDGKSERGGHPVERRPMKQWMLKITAYADRLLDDLDELDWSESIKDMQRNWIGRSEGAEIHFDIEGHESSFTVFTTRPDTLFGATYAVLAPEHKLVQSIVTSEQKEAVEAYQKKISMKSDLERTELSKEKTGVFTGAYAINPANGEKLPIWIADYVLVTYGTGAIMAVPAHDERDYEFARAFELPIVEVVSGGNIDEAAYTGDGKLVNSDFLNGLTKKEAIAKMIAWLEEQNKGNGKVTFRLRDWLFSRQRYWGEPIPIIHWEDGTMTAVPEEELPLLLPKMDQIRPSDTGESPLANNKEWLHVVDPVTGMKGRRETNTMPNWAGSCWYYLRYIDPNNSEALADPEKLKKWLPVDIYIGGAEHAVLHLLYARFWHKFLYDLGLVSTKEPFQKLYNQGMILGENNEKMSKSKGNVVNPDDIVSSHGADTLRLYEMFMGPLDASIAWSENGLDGARRFLDRIWRLFITEDGKLSSTITETEGSEAYQRVYHQTVKKVTDDLSGLRFNVAISQLMVFINESYKQSEIPKEFVEGFVKLLAPIAPHIAEELWEKLGHSTTLAYEAWPVFDEKMLVENEVEVVVQVNGKLKGKLLMPNDSSREEMEELAKADPKISEEIAGKTIRKVIAVPNKLVNFVAN, from the coding sequence ATGTCTTTTTCACATCAGGAAATAGAAAAAAAGTGGCAAAAGTATTGGGAGGAAAACAAAACATTTAAAACTGGGGAAGATGAACATAAAGAGAAGTTCTATGCTCTCGATATGTTTCCATTCCCGTCAGGTGCTGGGCTACACGTTGGACATCCTGAAGGGTATACAGCTACGGATATTCTTTCAAGAATGAAACGTATGCAAGGCTACAATGTTCTTCATCCAATGGGATGGGATGCGTTTGGATTGCCTGCTGAACAATATGCACTTGATACGGGAAATGACCCAGCTGAATTTACTCTAAAAAACATAGATACCTTCCGACGTCAAATCAAATCATTAGGTTTTTCATATGATTGGGATCGTGAAGTAAGTACAATTGATCCTAACTATTATAAATGGACACAATGGATCTTCCTAAAGCTTTATGAAAACGGTCTTGCTTATATTGATGAAGTTGCGGTTAACTGGTGTCCTACACTTGGAACAGTTCTTGCAAATGAAGAAGTGATCGATGGAAAAAGTGAACGTGGTGGTCATCCAGTTGAACGCCGTCCAATGAAACAATGGATGTTAAAAATTACAGCCTATGCAGATCGACTTTTGGATGATTTGGATGAGTTAGACTGGTCTGAGAGCATCAAAGATATGCAACGCAATTGGATTGGCCGTTCAGAAGGTGCGGAAATTCACTTTGACATTGAAGGCCATGAGTCATCTTTTACAGTCTTTACGACTCGCCCAGACACATTATTTGGGGCAACTTATGCAGTGTTAGCTCCTGAACATAAATTAGTTCAATCAATTGTTACTAGTGAGCAAAAAGAAGCAGTTGAAGCGTATCAGAAGAAAATTTCAATGAAAAGTGACCTGGAACGTACAGAACTTTCGAAGGAAAAAACGGGTGTTTTTACAGGGGCATACGCGATTAACCCTGCCAATGGAGAAAAGTTGCCAATTTGGATTGCAGATTATGTGTTAGTTACTTATGGTACAGGGGCAATTATGGCTGTACCAGCGCACGATGAGCGAGATTATGAATTTGCACGTGCGTTTGAGTTACCAATCGTTGAAGTTGTTTCTGGTGGAAATATAGATGAAGCGGCTTATACTGGTGATGGTAAATTAGTAAATTCTGATTTCCTTAATGGTTTAACCAAGAAAGAAGCGATCGCAAAAATGATTGCTTGGTTAGAGGAACAGAATAAAGGAAATGGCAAGGTGACATTCCGTCTACGCGATTGGTTATTTAGTCGTCAAAGATATTGGGGTGAACCAATCCCAATCATCCACTGGGAAGACGGTACAATGACTGCAGTCCCTGAAGAAGAGCTTCCGCTTCTTTTACCAAAAATGGATCAAATTAGACCCTCTGATACTGGGGAATCACCATTAGCCAATAATAAAGAGTGGCTTCATGTCGTTGATCCGGTGACAGGTATGAAAGGCCGACGCGAAACAAATACAATGCCTAACTGGGCAGGTAGCTGTTGGTACTATTTACGATATATTGATCCAAACAACTCAGAAGCATTGGCTGACCCAGAAAAGCTAAAGAAATGGTTACCAGTCGACATCTATATTGGTGGAGCAGAGCATGCTGTCCTGCATTTACTATATGCACGTTTCTGGCACAAATTTTTATACGATTTAGGTCTAGTTTCAACAAAAGAACCATTCCAAAAGCTATATAATCAAGGAATGATCCTTGGTGAAAATAATGAAAAAATGAGTAAGTCAAAAGGGAATGTTGTAAACCCTGATGATATTGTTTCAAGTCATGGTGCTGATACGCTTCGTTTATATGAAATGTTCATGGGCCCACTTGACGCATCCATTGCTTGGAGTGAAAATGGACTTGACGGGGCAAGACGTTTTCTTGACCGTATCTGGCGATTGTTCATTACTGAAGATGGTAAGTTAAGCTCAACAATTACTGAAACTGAAGGGTCAGAGGCGTATCAACGTGTGTATCATCAAACCGTGAAAAAAGTTACCGATGATTTATCAGGTCTTCGTTTTAACGTAGCCATTTCACAGCTAATGGTATTTATAAACGAAAGCTACAAGCAAAGCGAGATTCCAAAAGAGTTTGTAGAAGGGTTTGTTAAGTTACTTGCACCAATTGCTCCACACATTGCTGAAGAGCTTTGGGAGAAGTTAGGTCATAGTACCACGCTAGCTTATGAAGCATGGCCAGTCTTTGATGAGAAGATGCTTGTCGAAAATGAAGTAGAAGTTGTTGTTCAAGTAAATGGAAAATTAAAGGGTAAGCTGCTTATGCCGAATGATTCAAGCCGTGAAGAAATGGAAGAACTAGCGAAAGCTGATCCTAAAATTAGTGAAGAAATAGCAGGGAAAACTATTCGCAAAGTCATTGCAGTTCCTAATAAGTTGGTTAATTTCGTCGCTAACTAA
- a CDS encoding tetraprenyl-beta-curcumene synthase family protein, with protein MSIPKQPLTMMAKIYKDVLPCVHKNLKEWKEKASKIPNEELRKQALASIDTKTFHCEGGSIYGILSEKNSEDVIRFIVAYQTISDYLDNLCDRSTSLDPTDFRSLHQSMLHALTPGAKLENYYRYREEQNDGGYLHELVTTCQEVIGKLPALDNIHEFNLELAQYYCDLQVHKHVKKEERVPRLEKWFKQYQDQLPEMSWYEFSACAGSTLGIFCLVAYATNENFTRTQAQEVMNSYFPWVQGLHIMLDYFIDQDEDRQGGDLNFCFYYENEEHLINRLERFAIEADKSIDSLPNQAFHSFITKGLLAIYLADEKVRRQENVRQLSKRLLRIGGGSTIFFYINGWMYRRLKK; from the coding sequence TTGAGTATTCCAAAGCAGCCATTGACGATGATGGCGAAGATTTATAAAGACGTATTACCTTGTGTTCACAAAAACTTAAAAGAGTGGAAAGAGAAGGCAAGTAAGATTCCGAATGAGGAACTACGAAAACAAGCATTAGCGAGTATCGATACAAAGACATTTCACTGTGAGGGTGGAAGTATTTATGGAATATTATCTGAAAAAAACAGTGAGGATGTTATTCGTTTTATCGTTGCCTACCAAACCATAAGTGATTACTTAGATAATCTCTGTGACCGAAGTACTTCTTTAGATCCTACGGATTTTCGTTCACTACACCAGTCAATGTTGCATGCTCTAACACCTGGTGCAAAGCTAGAAAATTATTATCGTTACCGTGAAGAACAAAATGATGGTGGGTATTTGCATGAATTAGTGACAACATGCCAAGAGGTTATTGGGAAATTACCAGCCTTAGATAATATTCATGAATTTAATTTAGAACTTGCTCAATATTATTGTGATCTTCAGGTGCATAAGCATGTTAAAAAAGAAGAACGTGTGCCTCGACTAGAGAAGTGGTTTAAGCAGTATCAAGATCAGCTCCCAGAAATGAGTTGGTATGAATTCTCGGCATGTGCTGGTTCAACTTTAGGCATTTTTTGTCTTGTAGCCTATGCCACAAATGAAAACTTTACGAGGACTCAAGCACAAGAAGTAATGAATAGTTATTTCCCTTGGGTACAAGGGCTCCATATTATGCTTGATTATTTTATTGATCAAGATGAAGACCGTCAAGGAGGAGATTTAAATTTTTGTTTCTATTATGAAAATGAGGAGCATTTAATTAACCGCCTTGAACGATTTGCGATAGAAGCTGATAAAAGCATCGACAGTCTACCGAACCAAGCTTTTCATTCTTTTATTACCAAAGGGCTATTAGCGATTTATTTAGCCGATGAAAAAGTTCGCAGACAAGAAAACGTACGTCAACTTTCCAAGCGTCTTCTACGAATTGGTGGAGGGTCAACGATATTTTTCTATATAAATGGTTGGATGTATCGTCGGTTGAAGAAATAA
- a CDS encoding class I SAM-dependent methyltransferase, giving the protein MNVLGILPFARQLLQNVVSKGDSVIDGTAGNGHDTLFLAQLVGEAGRVYAFDIQETAICKTKERLLEHNALTQVTLFQKGHQEANGLVPANVHGNLAGAIFNLGYLPGGDKSIVTTPETTLKAIHDIFLMLKKGGIIVLVVYHGHEEGKKEKAQLLDYVSNINQTDGHVLSYQFLNQKNNPPFIVAIEKR; this is encoded by the coding sequence ATGAATGTATTAGGAATCCTACCTTTCGCTAGACAACTCTTACAAAATGTCGTTTCCAAAGGAGACAGTGTTATTGATGGCACTGCCGGAAATGGACATGACACCTTGTTTTTGGCTCAATTGGTGGGTGAGGCAGGTCGTGTCTATGCATTTGATATCCAAGAAACTGCGATTTGTAAGACGAAAGAGCGTTTACTAGAACATAATGCCCTTACACAGGTAACTCTTTTTCAAAAAGGACACCAAGAGGCTAACGGATTAGTTCCAGCAAATGTACATGGAAACCTTGCTGGTGCTATTTTTAATCTTGGGTATCTACCTGGTGGCGATAAAAGTATCGTGACAACACCTGAAACTACACTGAAAGCGATTCATGATATTTTCTTGATGTTAAAGAAAGGCGGCATCATCGTTCTTGTCGTTTATCATGGTCATGAAGAAGGCAAAAAGGAAAAAGCTCAACTTTTAGATTACGTAAGTAACATTAACCAAACAGATGGTCATGTCTTAAGCTATCAATTTTTAAATCAAAAAAATAATCCACCTTTTATTGTAGCGATTGAAAAAAGATAG
- a CDS encoding YjcZ family sporulation protein: MYGGFGPVTGAAAGTTMGAATPTYGAPMHGVGHAAAPLAGCGYGAMPVGHVAPGYGAGSGFTLIIVLFILLVIIGASWATPAV; this comes from the coding sequence ATGTATGGAGGATTTGGACCGGTAACTGGCGCAGCAGCAGGTACTACTATGGGTGCGGCTACACCAACTTATGGTGCTCCTATGCATGGGGTTGGCCACGCAGCAGCCCCGCTAGCAGGCTGTGGTTATGGCGCAATGCCAGTAGGTCATGTGGCTCCTGGATATGGGGCTGGAAGTGGCTTTACGTTAATCATTGTGTTGTTTATTTTATTGGTGATTATAGGTGCTTCTTGGGCAACACCCGCTGTCTAA
- a CDS encoding MFS transporter has translation MPKALWLLVIGMVINVTGASFLWPLNTIFIHQELGKSLSVAGLVLMLNAGAGVIGNLIGGKLFDRVGGYKTILLGITITMVSAFTLALNHSWYYYVVLMIGLGFGSGVTFPSMYAMAGSVWPEGGRKAFNSIYVAQNLGVAVGAALGGLVASIRFDYVFFANGFMYVIFFLVAFFGYKNMKVDTSETGQTNIFDQSVAIENKARFKALIILCVGFITCWIAYVQWQTTISVHTQSLGISLTQYSVIWTVNGALIVLGQPLISALIKKWFHTLKGQIYFGLAIFMVSFFVVAQAEVFVVFVVAMIILTIGEMFVWPAVPTIAHQLAPKGKAGFYQGIVNSVATGGRMIGPFLVGVVVDLFGMQTLFYGLMIFFLIGFVSTYLYDRGLQGTVVQKELNVS, from the coding sequence ATGCCTAAAGCGTTATGGTTGCTTGTCATCGGAATGGTGATTAACGTAACAGGCGCTTCTTTTTTGTGGCCGCTTAACACCATTTTTATTCACCAGGAATTGGGTAAATCATTAAGTGTCGCTGGATTAGTGCTCATGCTAAATGCAGGAGCGGGAGTGATTGGTAACTTAATTGGTGGCAAACTTTTTGATCGAGTTGGTGGCTACAAAACCATTTTATTGGGAATTACCATTACAATGGTAAGTGCGTTTACGTTAGCGTTAAATCACAGTTGGTATTATTATGTTGTTTTAATGATTGGATTAGGGTTTGGCTCCGGTGTAACCTTCCCTTCAATGTATGCAATGGCAGGTTCCGTTTGGCCAGAGGGAGGGAGAAAAGCATTTAACTCAATTTATGTTGCTCAAAATCTTGGCGTTGCCGTAGGGGCAGCTTTAGGTGGTCTTGTCGCATCGATCAGATTTGATTATGTATTCTTTGCCAATGGATTTATGTATGTAATCTTCTTCCTAGTAGCTTTTTTCGGTTATAAAAATATGAAGGTAGATACATCAGAAACAGGACAAACGAATATATTTGATCAAAGCGTTGCAATTGAAAATAAGGCTAGATTCAAAGCACTCATCATTTTATGTGTAGGCTTTATTACTTGTTGGATTGCCTATGTTCAGTGGCAAACCACGATCTCTGTTCATACTCAATCGTTGGGAATTAGTTTAACTCAGTATAGTGTTATTTGGACAGTTAATGGAGCGTTGATTGTCCTAGGGCAACCGTTAATCTCTGCATTAATAAAGAAATGGTTCCATACGTTGAAGGGCCAAATTTACTTTGGCTTAGCTATTTTTATGGTTTCATTTTTTGTCGTAGCCCAGGCAGAGGTATTTGTAGTCTTCGTTGTAGCTATGATTATCTTAACTATTGGTGAAATGTTCGTCTGGCCTGCCGTCCCTACAATCGCTCATCAATTAGCACCAAAAGGAAAAGCTGGATTTTACCAAGGGATCGTGAATAGTGTGGCAACAGGCGGAAGAATGATTGGACCGTTCCTTGTTGGTGTCGTCGTTGATTTGTTTGGTATGCAGACGTTGTTTTACGGATTAATGATTTTCTTTCTAATTGGTTTCGTAAGTACGTATTTATATGATCGTGGTTTACAAGGAACTGTTGTCCAGAAAGAATTGAATGTTAGCTAG